The following are from one region of the Juglans regia cultivar Chandler chromosome 10, Walnut 2.0, whole genome shotgun sequence genome:
- the LOC109000415 gene encoding uncharacterized protein LOC109000415, with amino-acid sequence MSLTTIQKEVELIKFEASWIQDKGCEQVAEKEWSARVQSSEPMDGKGRVYERLDRFLANGQWCDLFPQSVVTHGSISYSDHMPIWLEVEGGGERGRQKMLFRFEAMWVGEEGCQCIINRVWDKEGQRNDVEKAMKMILDCGEDLQRWNESHFGKVQSELKKAQQVLQKLQAEDTAGNS; translated from the exons ATGTCACTCACCACGATTCAAAAAGAAGTAGAACTTATTAAATTTGAAGCCAGTTGGATACAAGATAAAGGTTGTGAGCAGGTTGCAGAGAAGGAGTGGTCAGCAAGGGTTCAAAGTTCTGAACCTATG GATGGGAAGGGTAGAGTATATGAAAGACTAGACAGATTCTTAGCAAATGGACAATGGTGTGATCTGTTCCCCCAATCTGTTGTTACTCATGGATCAATATCCTACTCTGACCACATGCCTATATGGTTGGAGGTGGAGGGAGGTGGGGAAAGAGGAAGACAGAAGATGCTGTTTCGTTTTGAGGCAATGTGGGTGGGTGAAGAGGGCTGTCAATGCATCATCAATAGGGTGTGGGATAAAGAGGGGCAGAGAAATGATGTAGAAAAGGCCATGAAGATGATCTTAGACTGTGGTGAGGATTTACAGAGATGGAATGAGTCTCATTTTGGAAAAGTTCAGTCAGAGTTGAAAAAGGCCCAACAAGTTTTACAAAAGTTACAAGCGGAGGATACTGCAGGGAATAGTTAG
- the LOC118349678 gene encoding putative nuclease HARBI1: MDGTMIPAVVPAELHEAYRNRLGRVAQNVLAIVDFDMKFIFVYTGWEGSAHDARVFHHAASDPEARFPWPPEGQYYLVDSAYPCTMGLLPPYPRERYHRSDRHNDRGFHGYKDYFNYHHSTVRNIVERTFGVIKERFHILSNMPPYSVGRQGLIITACCTLHNYIRTVTPDDWIFQTWSTMRLPVIEPAVGDGGSSPSHMDLSTEAQNNMSAIRDDIAIAMWEARGGH; this comes from the exons ATGGACGGTACGATGATACCAGCTGTCGTCCCAGCTGAGTTGCACGAGGCATATCGAAATCGGTTGGGTAGAGTTGCCCAAAATGTGTTAGCAATAGTTGATTTCGATATGAagtttatatttgtttacacTGGATGGGAGGGATCCGCGCATGATGCACGTGTGTTCCACCATGCTGCCAGTGATCCAGAAGCCCGTTTTCCATGGCCACCAgaag GTCAGTATTATCTTGTGGATTCAGCTTATCCATGCACTATGGGATTGTTGCCCCCCTATCCAAGAGAACGTTATCACCGGAGTGATCGTCACAATGACAGAGGTTTTCATgggtataaagattattttaattatcatcacTCAACAGTTCGTAATATTGTAGAAAGAACATTTGGTGTTATAAAAGAACGATTCCACATTCTCTCCAACATGCCTCCATATTCAGTTGGGAGGCAAGGACTTATTATTACAGCGTGCTGTACACTGCACAACTATATTAGAACGGTCACCCCCGATGACTGGATATTTCAGACGTGGAGTACGATGCGTCTACCAGTTATTGAGCCTGCGGTTGGTGACGGGGGATCCTCACCTAGTCATATGGACTTGTCAACTGAGGCCCAAAACAATATGAGTGCAATTAGAGATGATATTGCCATTGCTATGTGGGAAGCAAGGGGTGGCCATTGA
- the LOC118349554 gene encoding transcription factor MYB1-like, with amino-acid sequence MGRSPCCAKEGLNRGAWTAQEDNTLREYIRIHGEGKWRNLPKKAGLKRCGKSCRLRWLNYLRPDIKRGNISQDEEELIIRLHKLLGNRWSLIAGRLPGRTDNEIKNYWNTNLGKKHQTQQTRTDPDPNLCSTSKPVPNNIKVSSNTGACSSPSPLKIMNSHDHDVIRTKAFRCSKVPLTPVVLQAQPNKHQHSINNKPAESGALMDEFFPFSCQEEDHQDHNHSSIFGDICLSDLLNWDFSDVSDFIFSDNNSNDLSPSSDQQPLCVSEEMLQDWTASNCVQTNVVAPNIQGVSSLLNSGGELL; translated from the exons ATGGGGAGAAGCCCTTGTTGTGCTAAGGAGGGCTTGAACAGAGGTGCTTGGACAGCTCAAGAAGACAACACTCTCAGAGAATACATCAGAATCCACGGTGAAGGCAAATGGAGAAACCTTCCCAAAAAAGCAG GTCTGAAGAGATGTGGCAAGAGCTGCAGGCTTCGGTGGTTGAATTACCTGAGACCAGACATTAAGAGAGGTAACATATCACAGGACGAAGAAGAACTCATCATTAGGCTTCACAAGCTTTTAGGGAACAG aTGGTCTCTGATCGCTGGAAGGCTTCCAGGGCGAACAGACAatgaaataaagaattattgGAACACAAATCTAGGAAAAAAACATCAAACCCAACAAACCAGAACTGATCCAGATCCTAATCTTTGTTCAACTTCAAAGCCAGTACCCAACAACATCAAGGTTTCCTCCAACACAGGAGCCTGCTCATCTCCATCGCCATTGAAGATCATGAActctcatgatcatgatgtgaTCCGGACCAAGGCGTTTAGGTGCTCTAAAGTCCCTCTCACCCCAGTAGTACTGCAGGCACAGCCAAACAAGCACCAACATTCCATAAATAATAAGCCCGCCGAATCCGGTGCGTTAATGGATgagttttttccattttcatgtcAAGAAGAAGATCATCAAGATCATAATCACTCGTCGATTTTCGGAGACATTTGCTTGTCGGATCTTCTCAACTGGGACTTCTCAGATGTCTCTGACTTCATTTTCAGTGACAACAACAGCAACGATTTGTCTCCTTCTTCAGACCAACAACCTCTTTGCGTTTCAGAGGAAATGCTGCAAGATTGGACAGCTAGTAATTGTGTTCAAACCAATGTAGTGGCTCCTAATATCCAGGGCGTCTCTTCACTTCTTAATTCAGGAGGGGAATTGCTTTAA